The proteins below are encoded in one region of Acidithiobacillus ferrooxidans ATCC 23270:
- a CDS encoding efflux RND transporter permease subunit → MAESEQRQNLAGRLAQSFYQSKITVLIMVAIALFGALAVLVTPRLYNPEIVVPAAEIFIMRPGSDSEEIHHLVVRPLEGLMASLPGVHHTYGYAINDMGVVTVEFQVGANEEKSLLEVYNQLSRNMDKMPPGTEQPLVKSIGINDVPIMSVTLSSSQMTPLALRQVGVRLMNRLQSVPDVANAEVIGGSPLAINVWLNPAKLSGVGLSLQDIQQALKGSNVILPGGHLVHDNQEIPLRINGAIGSARGVGDLIIGSHDGQPIFLKDVARVEEGAAENHIATSNTLGRANRVGLPAGTTMPAVTITLAKRPGTNAVTVADAIKAKLDRLEREALPEGVHVSVTRDYGARADDAVSTLFEHLSIAVAVVAVILMIFLGWREAGIVILTVPLTLGMVLGIGWLLGQTINRITLFALILSLGLLVDGGIVVIENIHRHLHGCGKDGFARCIITASNEIGNPTNIATLAVILAFVPMAFVTGMMGPFMLPIPIFVPIAMIASVLLAYTVVPWGAYRFLRGKADRQAGGGEKGGHAMRPDALQRGYVRVFTPLLKSSVRRNIFFIVVVVLLLLAMLMPMWQFIRPQGMNGPLSALGVNLKMLPEGNVSDFMIQVDTPAGTALAETGQVTEAIGNVLSRNRYVENFQTYLGRSAPVDFAGLVRGDMMREGSNYAQIQINMVPRDERPMSHAVSVEIYKALQPVRERFPGTVIKIFEVPPGPPVRAQVVAELYGPNYGKLRQIAGSVEQYFRKVYDMINVDDSVTATVPEYLLHVDRQKAMLAGVAPAQVAALVHDYVAGTKLGALHVKNAREPVDIVLRIPQTDRAWQQQILDLHVQSRSGQQVPLASIVRIERTTQAKPIYDRDQHPVVYVTGDLMGSSPVYAVLSLNHWLDGKSIDGVHLSTANLGFSPAQPDDITHYQILWGGDMRLTLDVFRDLGAAFIVALVFIYLMLVAYYQSFMMPVIVMGAIPMTLIGVFPGHWLLNTPFNATSMIGVIALAGVVVRNSLLLIDFIIDYRRQGYALEEAVLQGGAVRFRPILLTALAIMFGSAIMVTDPVFGGLAVSLIFGTFASTLLTLIVIPLLYFLWERRLEKHTQGV, encoded by the coding sequence ATGGCTGAGTCCGAGCAGCGGCAAAATCTGGCAGGGCGGCTCGCTCAGTCGTTTTATCAGTCCAAGATCACGGTGTTGATCATGGTGGCCATTGCCCTGTTCGGGGCCCTGGCGGTTCTTGTCACGCCGCGTCTGTATAACCCGGAAATCGTGGTGCCCGCTGCTGAAATTTTCATCATGCGGCCCGGCTCTGACAGCGAGGAAATTCACCATCTGGTGGTACGGCCCCTGGAAGGCCTGATGGCATCCTTGCCTGGTGTCCATCACACCTATGGTTACGCAATCAATGATATGGGGGTGGTCACCGTCGAGTTTCAGGTCGGTGCCAACGAAGAAAAAAGCCTGCTGGAAGTCTACAACCAGCTCAGCCGAAATATGGACAAAATGCCCCCCGGTACGGAACAGCCCCTGGTTAAATCCATAGGCATCAATGATGTTCCGATCATGTCGGTGACTCTGAGCTCCAGCCAGATGACGCCTTTGGCATTGCGCCAGGTCGGTGTGCGGTTGATGAACCGGCTGCAGAGTGTGCCGGATGTGGCAAACGCTGAAGTGATCGGCGGCAGTCCTCTGGCCATCAATGTGTGGCTGAATCCGGCCAAGCTCTCCGGTGTCGGCCTCAGTCTGCAGGATATCCAGCAGGCGCTGAAGGGGAGCAATGTCATTCTTCCGGGTGGCCACCTGGTGCATGACAATCAGGAAATTCCCCTGCGCATCAATGGGGCGATAGGTTCGGCGCGGGGGGTCGGTGACCTCATTATCGGCAGCCATGATGGGCAACCGATATTTCTGAAGGATGTGGCCCGGGTGGAAGAAGGTGCCGCGGAAAATCACATTGCGACCAGCAATACCCTTGGGCGTGCAAACCGGGTCGGCCTGCCGGCGGGCACGACCATGCCGGCGGTTACCATTACCCTCGCCAAACGCCCGGGGACCAATGCCGTGACCGTCGCGGACGCGATCAAGGCGAAACTGGATCGTCTGGAGCGGGAGGCGCTGCCGGAAGGTGTGCATGTTTCTGTCACCCGCGATTACGGCGCCCGTGCCGACGATGCAGTCAGTACCCTTTTCGAGCACCTCAGCATCGCCGTCGCGGTCGTCGCGGTTATCCTGATGATATTCCTCGGTTGGCGGGAGGCGGGTATCGTTATTTTGACGGTGCCGCTTACCTTGGGTATGGTGCTGGGCATAGGCTGGCTGCTCGGGCAGACCATCAACCGGATCACCCTGTTCGCGCTCATTCTGTCGCTGGGATTGCTGGTGGATGGGGGTATCGTTGTCATCGAAAACATACATCGCCATTTGCATGGCTGCGGCAAGGATGGTTTCGCTCGCTGCATCATCACTGCCAGCAATGAGATCGGTAATCCGACGAATATAGCGACGCTGGCGGTGATCCTTGCGTTCGTACCGATGGCCTTTGTGACCGGGATGATGGGGCCCTTCATGTTGCCCATCCCTATTTTTGTGCCAATTGCCATGATTGCGTCGGTTCTGCTCGCCTATACGGTGGTGCCCTGGGGGGCGTACCGCTTTCTGCGGGGCAAAGCCGACCGGCAGGCCGGCGGTGGTGAGAAAGGTGGGCATGCGATGCGGCCGGACGCCCTGCAGCGTGGATACGTCCGGGTGTTTACGCCCCTGCTGAAATCCTCCGTGCGCCGCAATATCTTTTTCATTGTGGTCGTCGTGCTACTTCTGCTGGCGATGCTGATGCCGATGTGGCAGTTTATCCGTCCTCAGGGCATGAATGGTCCCCTGAGTGCCCTTGGGGTGAACCTGAAGATGCTGCCGGAGGGTAATGTCAGTGATTTCATGATACAGGTAGATACCCCGGCGGGCACTGCGCTGGCTGAGACCGGACAGGTCACGGAAGCGATCGGCAATGTGCTCAGCCGCAATCGTTATGTCGAAAATTTTCAGACCTATTTGGGCCGTTCCGCACCTGTGGACTTTGCCGGACTGGTGCGCGGTGACATGATGCGCGAAGGCAGCAATTACGCCCAAATCCAGATCAACATGGTGCCGCGGGATGAGCGACCCATGTCCCATGCCGTATCCGTGGAAATCTATAAGGCGCTGCAACCTGTCAGGGAGCGTTTTCCGGGCACCGTCATCAAGATTTTCGAGGTGCCGCCGGGACCCCCGGTACGTGCTCAGGTGGTGGCGGAACTTTACGGGCCGAACTATGGGAAGCTGCGTCAGATAGCGGGTTCGGTCGAGCAATATTTCCGTAAAGTCTACGACATGATCAATGTGGATGACTCGGTGACGGCGACGGTACCTGAATACCTGCTGCATGTGGATCGGCAGAAGGCCATGTTGGCCGGGGTCGCACCGGCTCAGGTAGCTGCGCTGGTGCATGATTATGTGGCAGGTACCAAACTGGGTGCCCTGCATGTGAAAAATGCCCGCGAGCCGGTGGATATCGTCCTCCGCATACCTCAGACGGATCGTGCCTGGCAGCAGCAGATACTCGACCTGCATGTGCAGAGCCGAAGCGGGCAGCAGGTGCCCCTGGCGAGTATTGTGCGGATCGAACGGACGACGCAGGCCAAGCCAATTTATGACCGTGATCAACATCCCGTGGTATACGTGACCGGGGATCTGATGGGTTCCAGCCCGGTCTACGCGGTGTTGTCGCTGAATCACTGGCTGGACGGCAAGAGCATCGACGGTGTGCATCTCAGTACCGCCAATTTGGGTTTTTCGCCTGCGCAGCCCGATGATATTACCCATTACCAGATTCTCTGGGGCGGTGACATGCGTCTGACTCTTGACGTCTTCCGTGACCTCGGCGCTGCTTTTATCGTTGCTCTGGTGTTCATCTACCTGATGCTGGTGGCCTACTACCAGTCTTTCATGATGCCGGTGATCGTCATGGGCGCCATTCCGATGACCTTGATCGGGGTTTTCCCCGGGCACTGGCTGCTGAACACGCCGTTTAACGCCACCTCCATGATCGGGGTCATCGCCCTGGCCGGTGTCGTTGTGCGCAACTCGTTGTTGTTGATTGACTTTATTATAGACTACCGGCGCCAGGGCTACGCCCTGGAAGAGGCTGTGCTACAGGGCGGTGCGGTGCGTTTCCGCCCCATTCTCCTGACAGCGCTGGCCATCATGTTCGGCTCTGCCATCATGGTGACCGACCCGGTCTTCGGCGGGCTGGCAGTTTCCTTGATATTTGGCACGTTCGCCTCCACATTGCTGACATTGATCGTGATTCCGCTGCTCTATTTCCTCTGGGAGCGGCGCTTGGAAAAACATACACAAGGAGTTTGA
- a CDS encoding efflux RND transporter periplasmic adaptor subunit — MNTWKQTARIAALIFAVASLAACSKSPPEAPLAQGKVSAPVLQIRNQGMAAYARVPGTVVAHQQVQLSSRLSGYIHSMSVRDGQSVRAGQLLFEVDPTDVVGQVQQAQAGLAEAQAALTDARSNYERFKVLYAQKAIPKQQWDQVKSAYGMAQARVAAARGGVGTAQSQLRYARVTAPFSGIITRKFLQNGDLASPGQPILALADTSRLEVQCSVSGTLYHSLQIGQKIAVLVDGKRVPATVLDLVGAADAMTHAHTVKLSLPADSTLQAGDYVSVEVPVTQRQVMTVPAAALLDRAGIPGVFVVDAQGVAHYRMVRPGPSTPEGVEILSGLSAGETVVVGNLAAVNNGDHIEPEGATHG, encoded by the coding sequence ATGAACACCTGGAAGCAAACCGCGCGGATCGCGGCCCTGATATTCGCTGTGGCAAGCCTCGCCGCCTGCAGTAAATCGCCTCCCGAGGCGCCCCTGGCGCAGGGTAAAGTCTCTGCGCCCGTCCTGCAGATACGGAATCAAGGTATGGCTGCCTACGCCCGTGTGCCGGGTACGGTCGTTGCCCATCAGCAGGTGCAGCTCAGTTCGCGTCTGAGTGGTTACATCCACTCCATGAGTGTGCGTGATGGACAGTCGGTACGGGCGGGACAACTGCTTTTTGAGGTAGATCCGACGGATGTCGTGGGGCAGGTGCAGCAGGCGCAGGCGGGACTGGCTGAGGCTCAGGCGGCGCTCACCGACGCCCGCTCCAATTATGAGCGGTTCAAGGTCCTGTACGCTCAGAAGGCTATTCCCAAGCAACAGTGGGACCAGGTAAAGTCGGCCTATGGTATGGCGCAGGCCCGTGTTGCAGCCGCCCGCGGTGGGGTCGGCACGGCACAGTCACAACTGCGCTATGCCCGGGTAACGGCGCCCTTCTCCGGGATCATCACACGCAAGTTCCTGCAGAACGGAGACCTCGCGTCACCCGGTCAGCCCATTCTGGCCCTAGCGGACACTTCCCGACTGGAAGTCCAGTGCAGTGTCAGCGGGACGCTGTATCACAGCCTCCAGATCGGTCAGAAAATCGCGGTCCTCGTCGATGGAAAACGTGTTCCCGCAACGGTTCTGGATTTGGTCGGGGCTGCGGACGCGATGACCCATGCCCATACGGTCAAACTCAGCCTGCCCGCCGACAGTACGCTACAGGCTGGTGACTATGTCAGCGTGGAAGTGCCGGTCACCCAGCGGCAGGTGATGACGGTGCCAGCGGCTGCCTTGCTGGATCGGGCTGGAATCCCCGGTGTTTTTGTCGTTGACGCGCAAGGTGTCGCGCATTATCGCATGGTGCGACCGGGTCCGAGCACGCCGGAGGGTGTGGAAATTCTTTCGGGGCTGAGTGCGGGAGAGACGGTGGTCGTGGGCAATCTTGCCGCCGTGAATAACGGAGATCACATCGAGCCAGAGGGAGCTACCCATGGCTGA